In Staphylococcus lloydii, the following proteins share a genomic window:
- a CDS encoding carbamoyl phosphate synthase small subunit, which produces MLQKRYLVLEDGSYYEGFKLGSGDLTIGEIVFNTAMTGYQETISDPSYTGQIITFTYPLIGNYGINRDDFESLALNLNGVVVKEASQKPSNFRQQKTLHEVLVEYNVPGISGVDTRSITRKIRKHGVLKAAFTDDKDKIESLVEQLKTVELPRNEVTTVSTKTPYISTGYRYSVVLVDFGKKENIVRELNARGCNVTVVPYDTSAEAIIRMSPDGVMLSNGPGDPEEVQVAVEMIQNILGKIPFFGICLGHQLFALSQGATSFKMKFGHRGANHPVKDLKTGRVALTSQNHGYAIDKDSLAQTDLEITHIAINDGTVEGLRHKKLPAFSVQYHPEACPGPSDSNYLFDEFIEMMNEFKVKESMTNA; this is translated from the coding sequence ATGTTACAAAAACGCTATCTTGTACTTGAAGACGGTTCATATTATGAAGGATTTAAATTAGGTTCAGGCGATTTAACAATTGGTGAAATTGTTTTTAATACTGCAATGACAGGTTATCAAGAAACAATTTCAGACCCATCATACACAGGACAAATTATTACTTTTACTTATCCATTAATTGGTAACTATGGTATTAATCGTGATGACTTTGAATCATTAGCATTGAATTTAAATGGCGTAGTTGTAAAAGAAGCAAGCCAAAAACCAAGTAATTTTAGACAACAAAAAACGTTACACGAAGTATTAGTAGAATATAATGTGCCAGGTATTTCTGGTGTGGATACAAGAAGTATTACGCGTAAAATAAGAAAGCATGGTGTGTTGAAAGCCGCTTTCACAGACGATAAAGATAAAATTGAGAGCTTGGTTGAACAATTAAAAACGGTAGAATTACCTCGTAACGAAGTAACTACTGTATCTACTAAGACGCCTTATATTTCAACTGGCTACCGTTACAGCGTTGTGTTAGTTGATTTTGGTAAAAAAGAAAATATCGTTAGAGAATTGAATGCACGTGGTTGTAATGTCACAGTGGTGCCATATGATACTTCGGCAGAAGCAATTATTAGAATGTCACCGGATGGCGTTATGTTGTCTAATGGTCCTGGTGATCCAGAAGAAGTCCAAGTAGCAGTTGAAATGATACAAAATATTTTAGGTAAAATACCATTCTTTGGTATTTGTCTTGGCCACCAATTGTTTGCACTATCTCAAGGCGCAACTTCGTTCAAAATGAAGTTTGGGCATCGTGGTGCTAACCACCCAGTTAAAGATTTGAAAACTGGCAGAGTAGCTTTAACAAGTCAAAACCATGGTTATGCAATAGACAAAGATTCGTTAGCACAAACTGATTTGGAAATCACACACATTGCCATTAATGACGGCACAGTTGAAGGATTAAGACATAAAAAATTACCAGCATTTTCAGTACAGTACCATCCTGAAGCATGCCCAGGTCCATCAGATTCAAACTATTTATTTGATGAATTTATCGAAATGATGAATGAATTTAAAGTGAAGGAGAGTATGACAAATGCCTAA